One genomic window of Chloroflexota bacterium includes the following:
- a CDS encoding DegV family protein, which translates to MKIVTDCAADLTWGEVEALGITVAPLYIQFPEGETNSADITADEFYSRLEEMSPKIPTTAQPAPGIFEQLYQSLSGTGEEILSIHISSGLSGTIQSARLGAQQAAESMVTVIDSMTLSGAQRFQVLAAALAAKAGWAKEAIVERMEHIRQNAEVIYTLDTLEYLAHGGRIGRVQALASSLLNIKPVIRVDRTDGKYSTVNKGRTLKKTMTMMVDHLAEMYQDDSPVWVSVLHGQFAEKADEFTEMLKARLDIAKLETLRISPVLGVHTGPGIIGATVVPMRLMGDFV; encoded by the coding sequence ATGAAAATCGTAACCGATTGCGCAGCAGATTTAACCTGGGGTGAAGTGGAAGCATTGGGCATCACTGTAGCCCCATTGTATATCCAATTTCCCGAAGGCGAAACCAATTCCGCCGACATCACCGCCGACGAATTTTACTCTCGTCTGGAGGAAATGTCGCCGAAGATACCAACCACAGCTCAACCAGCCCCGGGTATTTTTGAGCAACTTTATCAGTCGCTGTCGGGTACTGGCGAAGAAATCCTCTCCATTCACATTTCTTCGGGTCTCAGTGGCACAATTCAATCGGCGCGCCTGGGCGCTCAACAGGCTGCCGAATCGATGGTGACAGTCATTGACAGCATGACCCTCTCTGGGGCGCAGCGTTTTCAGGTCTTGGCGGCGGCGTTAGCTGCCAAAGCAGGCTGGGCCAAAGAAGCGATCGTGGAACGGATGGAACATATCCGTCAGAATGCAGAGGTGATCTATACGCTTGATACGCTTGAATATTTGGCGCACGGTGGGCGGATTGGCCGCGTGCAGGCCTTGGCCAGTTCTTTGTTGAATATCAAGCCGGTTATCCGTGTAGATCGCACGGATGGCAAATACAGCACGGTAAATAAAGGACGAACCTTGAAAAAAACAATGACCATGATGGTTGATCATCTGGCCGAGATGTACCAGGATGATTCACCGGTGTGGGTATCGGTACTCCACGGCCAGTTTGCCGAAAAAGCCGACGAGTTTACCGAGATGTTGAAAGCGCGTCTGGATATTGCCAAATTGGAAACTCTGCGTATTTCGCCTGTCTTGGGTGTGCATACCGGGCCGGGCATCATCGGCGCAACCGTAGTACCCATGCGCTTGATGGGTGATTTTGTTTAA
- a CDS encoding aldo/keto reductase, with amino-acid sequence MEYRQLGNSGVSVSTIGLGTNRFGSDAVPQAQVNEIIAAALDAGINFIDTADMYTNGESERTLGETLKGRWDQVVLATKVFFPTGEGPNDKGASRYHIMNAVEASLSRLQSDHIDLYYIHRWDESTPIQETLRALDDLIRQGKVRYLGASNFASWQLARANLLADIKGWNRFVALQSHYHLLERGVETEVLPFCAADGVGFVPYFPLAGGFLTGKYRRGQSAPSGSRGESSQYVQDYMTDKNFTVIEKLEQWAAERGRVLYELAEAWLLAQSAVCSVISGATKVEHVISNARAADWVLSAEELSEIENFLQAR; translated from the coding sequence ATGGAATATCGTCAGTTAGGTAATTCTGGGGTAAGCGTTTCTACAATTGGGTTGGGAACAAATCGGTTTGGGTCGGATGCTGTGCCGCAAGCGCAAGTAAATGAAATTATTGCGGCGGCTTTGGATGCCGGGATTAATTTTATTGATACCGCGGATATGTATACCAACGGTGAATCCGAGCGCACATTGGGGGAGACCCTCAAAGGTCGTTGGGATCAGGTTGTTTTGGCAACAAAGGTTTTCTTTCCAACAGGCGAGGGCCCCAATGATAAAGGCGCCTCCCGTTACCATATCATGAACGCGGTGGAGGCCAGTCTTTCTCGTTTGCAGAGCGACCACATCGATTTATATTATATTCACCGTTGGGATGAATCCACCCCGATACAAGAAACGCTGCGCGCCCTCGATGATTTGATCCGCCAGGGGAAAGTGCGCTATCTTGGGGCTTCCAATTTTGCCTCCTGGCAATTGGCGCGCGCCAATCTGCTGGCAGATATTAAGGGCTGGAATCGTTTCGTCGCCTTGCAATCTCACTACCATTTGCTGGAACGTGGCGTTGAAACGGAAGTTCTGCCTTTTTGCGCTGCGGACGGGGTGGGCTTTGTACCCTACTTCCCTTTGGCGGGGGGGTTTCTGACAGGAAAATATCGCCGCGGCCAATCGGCGCCTTCTGGCTCGCGTGGCGAATCCAGTCAGTATGTGCAAGATTATATGACCGACAAAAATTTTACTGTGATCGAAAAATTGGAACAATGGGCAGCCGAACGCGGCCGAGTCTTGTATGAATTGGCGGAAGCCTGGCTGTTGGCGCAATCGGCTGTGTGTTCGGTGATTTCAGGGGCCACCAAAGTGGAGCATGTGATCAGCAATGCCAGGGCTGCCGATTGGGTTTTGAGCGCCGAAGAGTTGAGCGAGATAGAAAATTTTTTACAAGCTAGATAA
- a CDS encoding DegV family protein → MTKFAIITDTDCSLPFDLAAQYHIQQVPINILFGEEIFKTEIDIDDVQLFERIDREGQLPTTSAPSPGQFLEAYQAAFAAGADEVICFTVSGEISATYAAALTAKDMLPEKTITVVDSRSLSLGQGFIVLKAAELAQAGASRDEIIAGAMRLETDSGFYAALATLKYLAMSGRVGHLAAGMANILNIKPVLTIQDGKLDMLEKVRTRKKAWARVIELTSEAVGDREIERMGLVHVAAHEQAEELAILLRERINCPDDILIANLTAGLSVHSGAGMVGVGFTLKTVKNS, encoded by the coding sequence ATGACCAAATTTGCCATTATTACCGATACTGATTGTAGCCTGCCATTTGATCTGGCAGCGCAGTATCACATTCAGCAAGTGCCTATCAATATCCTTTTTGGCGAAGAAATTTTTAAAACCGAAATTGATATTGATGATGTGCAACTTTTTGAGCGCATTGACCGCGAAGGCCAACTGCCCACTACATCTGCGCCTTCGCCAGGGCAATTTCTGGAAGCCTATCAGGCCGCCTTTGCCGCGGGGGCTGACGAAGTGATTTGTTTTACAGTTAGTGGTGAAATCAGCGCTACCTATGCGGCTGCTCTTACCGCGAAAGACATGCTTCCCGAAAAAACAATTACCGTCGTAGACTCGCGCAGCTTAAGCCTGGGGCAAGGCTTTATCGTACTCAAGGCTGCTGAGCTGGCCCAGGCCGGTGCAAGCCGGGATGAAATTATTGCTGGAGCTATGCGCCTTGAAACCGATTCTGGATTTTACGCGGCCTTGGCTACATTAAAGTATTTGGCGATGAGTGGCCGGGTAGGGCATCTGGCGGCGGGGATGGCAAATATTCTCAATATCAAGCCGGTGCTCACGATTCAAGATGGGAAGCTGGACATGCTCGAAAAAGTGCGTACCCGCAAAAAAGCCTGGGCGCGTGTTATCGAGTTAACATCTGAAGCTGTTGGCGATCGTGAAATTGAGCGCATGGGACTTGTGCATGTGGCGGCGCACGAACAGGCCGAAGAACTGGCTATCTTACTCAGAGAGAGAATCAACTGCCCCGATGATATTCTCATCGCCAATTTGACTGCCGGTTTGTCCGTACACTCTGGAGCCGGAATGGTTGGGGTTGGTTTTACTTTGAAAACCGTAAAAAACAGCTAA
- a CDS encoding HAMP domain-containing histidine kinase, with protein sequence MFHTLNTRLIFSHLAVALVSVILVYAFAGRAIFQAAEQQAENRLEDLAFATSNALEEPMHEFLEGEVSLNSVQVAVAHWLADEPELHYTVYLPGGTPIVDNVDAAPAKASADSAPEVLLALQDGIGEGHTIRYNKFGDEMFYVAVRIEHEDELLGLLRLGVPAQNVFAPARGSVSALFLFMLLVVVSVGIAGWLLGRTIASPVDKLTRAAHQLSAGDLSVRTTPAGPHELQQLAETFNSMAGRLEQNINQLRAFVANASHELRTPLTAIRLRVEALQAGATQDPQVSQRFLAEMESEIDRLTNMVNDLLDLSRIEAGMDTERYEWVDLVILAQETSDIFCVRAQKKSILLEQEHTVDISRIWGHEDQLRRAVDNLVANALEYTPAGGRVQISLHPTQDQQEVQLAISDTGPGIAEKYLPHIFDRFFRISGTDTRQETRSTGLGLAIVKSIIEAHRGRITVHSEMGKGTTFTITLPYRRNVTPRNQHGYST encoded by the coding sequence ATGTTCCACACACTCAACACGCGCCTGATATTTTCACACCTGGCCGTGGCATTGGTCAGCGTGATTCTGGTATACGCCTTCGCCGGAAGAGCTATCTTTCAGGCTGCCGAACAACAGGCCGAAAATCGTCTGGAAGACCTGGCCTTTGCCACCAGCAACGCGCTGGAAGAACCCATGCATGAATTTCTGGAAGGGGAAGTTTCGCTTAACAGCGTGCAAGTTGCCGTGGCGCATTGGCTGGCAGACGAACCCGAACTGCATTACACCGTATATTTGCCCGGTGGAACCCCAATTGTTGATAATGTGGATGCTGCACCCGCGAAGGCCAGCGCGGATTCTGCCCCCGAAGTTTTGCTTGCACTTCAAGATGGTATCGGCGAAGGACATACAATCCGCTACAACAAATTTGGCGATGAGATGTTCTATGTGGCTGTACGCATTGAACACGAAGATGAGTTGCTCGGTTTACTACGCCTGGGGGTTCCGGCTCAAAATGTTTTCGCCCCCGCCCGAGGATCGGTCAGCGCTTTATTTCTATTTATGCTGTTGGTTGTCGTAAGTGTTGGAATCGCCGGTTGGCTTTTGGGGCGTACGATTGCGTCGCCGGTAGACAAACTGACACGCGCCGCGCATCAACTCTCTGCCGGAGATTTAAGTGTGCGCACCACCCCTGCCGGGCCGCACGAACTGCAGCAACTCGCGGAAACTTTCAATAGCATGGCCGGTCGACTGGAGCAAAATATCAATCAGCTGCGCGCTTTTGTTGCCAACGCCAGTCATGAATTGCGTACACCACTGACCGCCATTCGATTACGCGTTGAAGCTCTGCAAGCTGGTGCTACACAAGACCCCCAAGTATCCCAGCGCTTTTTGGCAGAAATGGAAAGCGAAATCGACCGCCTGACCAATATGGTCAACGATCTTTTAGATCTTTCGCGCATCGAAGCAGGCATGGATACCGAACGATACGAGTGGGTAGATTTAGTGATCTTAGCCCAGGAAACCAGCGATATTTTCTGCGTGCGAGCGCAAAAAAAGAGCATTCTCTTAGAACAAGAACATACAGTAGATATTTCCCGCATCTGGGGGCATGAGGATCAACTCCGCCGAGCGGTAGATAACCTGGTTGCCAACGCGCTGGAATATACACCCGCAGGGGGGCGTGTACAAATTAGCTTACACCCAACACAGGATCAACAGGAGGTGCAATTAGCGATCTCTGATACTGGCCCTGGCATTGCAGAAAAATATCTACCCCATATCTTTGATCGTTTCTTCCGTATTAGCGGTACAGATACACGCCAAGAGACACGCAGCACCGGTCTAGGTTTAGCCATCGTAAAATCCATTATTGAGGCCCATAGGGGACGCATCACTGTACATAGCGAAATGGGGAAGGGCACAACCTTCACAATCACACTCCCATATCGACGCAACGTCACCCCCAGGAACCAGCATGGATATTCAACTTGA